tcaaaaacgattttaccatgaaaaatcgaaaaaaaagagaaaacagagagaaaagacgtaaatgaagaagaagaagaagaggaaaacgaggaagaagaacatgcagaaacgaaagaaaaggagaagaagaagagtaagaggaagaagaacgtgcagcaagaagaagaagaagaatttcagaaaccatgaaaattgaaaaaaaacgaagaagaagaggaagaggaagaggaagaggaagaggaagaggaagaagaagaagacgaagacgaagaagaagaagaagagaagaagaagaagaagacgaagaggaaCCGTTTGAGTGAAGCGCGTGTAGTTACGCTCCATTTAAAATGAGTTAATGCGCGTGTTAATGAAGTTTGGGCTgataacttgtaaaacttgtacggcctttttacttgtatgtgtagcagaccccttatttatttattgaacaAACTACTaaaatgatattaaaaaatttatatcactatcaaaaataactcaaaaaaatactatcaaataaataaatccccaaaaaaattaaaaacacgacaaaaaaattagatattaaatatatatattttaaaaaagactTTAGAAATCAGATTTCGATGCAAAGATTTCAATACAAATTTTtgcaattattattaaaaaaaataagacttttcatctttaaaatttaataattttatgtcaaataaattttttaaaaaaattaaaaaatatatagaaattaaattttattctgattttttatacattttctNNNNNNNNNNNNNTACTAAATACAAAagtttttttatcttataaaaaatataattatttattatttttgtaacattttcaaatcattcagaaattattttatggATAACATATTTCAAAGACTTTTTGTAAACGACTAAATCTTTTGGTGGTATCCATCACTCGAACAAGCATTCCGCAGTCCAAGAAGACGGGACTTGAGCCTTGAGTCTCGAGTCTACAGATCTAGAAGGAAAAAATTGTGTTCTCACTAGTCACTACGACTATTAGCTTCAACAGATAAGCCTCTAATTGGTAATGTACCTTTAATATTACATAGTTTTGGGGACTTCAGGAATCAGAAAATTCTATAAGTTGCTTGACCACATTTGGATCTGCAAGGGTGCTTGTATCCCCAAGTTCATCCAGTTGCCTGGAGGCGATTTTTCGAAGAATTCTTCTCATTATCTTTCCGCTCCTGGTCTTCGGGAGGCCGGGCGCCCAATGGATTTTGTCGGGTGCGGCGAACGCTCCTATCTGAAATGTTTGAacaaaaagagaatgaaaattaagttttaaataaAGATTATATTCATAAATCTGTAATGCATCAACGCATGATGATCAATCAGGTCCTTCCATGTTATGTTTTCTCGgctttttattgcagtgcaaaTTGCAACACGGAAGTGTTCAATTCAGACACAGACCTAAAACATTCATTATACCCAATGTATCATTGCATCTAGATGTTGGAAATAACAAACAGCAATAACAGTTAAGATTTCAGCAGGCTTTTGGGTTATATTCTCTGATTAAACAATGAAATTCTGATGAATATTTTGAAGGAGTCCAGTGATGATGCAGACTAATGACCTCTTTTGTAGGAGAAGAAAGTGTAAAGGAAACAAAATATAGCTCAAAAAGCAGTTGTGTTAGAATTTAAGGCACAATAGCTCCAAAGAACAATTGCCATGAAGatacttcattttcttttctttcattactGTGATTGTGTAATGAATCCAGACATAGATGATAAAGTTTACATAAAACACTGATCCATCCAGTGTATCATTACCTATTATGACAATTATACCATTTCTCAAATATGCTTTTAGAAAATATGTTATTacatgagaaaataaaaaggtacAGACCTGCTTTCGAACTGTGAGTATAAGGTCCTTTCGTAAGTCTTCACTGTAAGGAACACTGTCCACAAGCGTTACAAATGCATAGATACCCTGACCTTTGACCTGCAGTGGTAAGAGAGACCGCAATCACTTGGTAATGCTACAACGAAACTATATGTATTTTGACATTTTCTTTCGTACAAACACATACTTGATAGCTGATAAGCCACACACTGAAGAAAATATTATAATACCTCATGCTCGACACCGACAACAGCAGCCTCTGCACATTGAGGATGTGACACTAAAGCTGATTCCACTTCAGCTGTGCCAATACGGTGTCCGCTGCATATTAACAATACTAAGTCAGACTTATAAACATCACGTACAGCTGCAGTGTTGCAACAACTCCACTCATCTGACAGGCTTGTATGTgaatcaaaattgaaattggaacTCTCCAGAATCATCAGTAAAAGCTTTGGAATTCTAACAATACCTGACATTGATGACATCATCCACTCTTCCCGTGAGCCAATGGTATCCATCTTTATCCCtgaaaagaagttaaaaaagtATGTTGAACATAATTATCCAATGCAATTCTTCATGTTCTGTGTTTTCTGGAATTGGATTCAGAATTCAGAAACATAATTCAGACGGGATAGACTCAAATCGAAGAGAGTATGCAAGTACTGTGAAATTGGAAAATATTATGATTAACGAACAATCTATGTGTCAGTCAATCACTAACCTTCTGCAGCCATCACCACTGAAATAGTAACCAGCAAATGGCTTGAAATATGTTGTTTCATATCTTTCATGATCACCATATAGAGTTCTGAATGCCCCAGGCCAAGACTTCTTAATGCACAAGTAACCACTGCACTCACCATCTATTTCAACTCCTTTCTCATCCACTATCACAGGCTACAGTTATACATGATTTGTCAGTGGTGAAGGTCAAATACTATCTGGGAGATTACAACAAATTCATAAATTATAAAGTGAATATCTGAAGGTTGGGTAAAAGACCTGAATTCCAAAGAAAGGGAAAGTTGCAGAACCAGGCTTTTGGGCCCAAGCACCTGGTAGTGGAGTTATCTGGATGTAACAGTGAAAAATTAAGTCCCAAAAACTGAATGCACAAATATGATATGTTTATATATGCAAAAATCTAGCCAGCCTGCATAGTGGAAAACGGCATGGTGGTGGTTTTTTCACAAGAGATTGAAACCTAGCTCTCTATATTCATGTTCAATGTCTACAATATCGACAAAATTAGAACCCAGTCATCGGAAGTTAAAATACCATGAAGCCACCAGTTTCTGTTTGCCACCAAGTATCCGAGATAGGGCACCTTGAATCTCCGACTACATTGTAAAACCACCTGAAAGCGTGGGATCAAGAATCCTTCAGAATGCCATTTGATATAGAAAATTAAGTTATTTGATATAGATAATAACCTCCATGCACTTGGATTTATGGGCTCGCCCACACTGCCCAAAACCCGTAAAGATTTCCTTGAGTATCGGGTAACGTACTGCAACAATTGCAATatttcaaaatgaaaataaatacatGAAAGAAATCAACATAACCTTATCCAACTCCTTCATCAAACTAGGGGTGCCCTTTAATCCATTGCACAGTTTACAGTCCGAAATTTTAGAGAAGGGAATACATATCTGATTTGTATAATGCATAGGAATGAATAGAAGATGATATTATTCTTAAAAAGATCATATTTATGGTGGAAGAGCCTCCCAATGCTAAACACAATTATATTggtttctgttttcattttctgtctatattttgtgtttattagttttaaaactTTGTGAAGAATATAGTAGAAAAtagtgaaaaatataataaaatccTATTCTATGTTTTTTTCCCTATTTGTACAATACTGttcaaaaaattcagaaaaaaaaaaagaaatggagAAAGTAAACCAAACAAGTTCCTTGGTCTTCTTCAACCATCATAGGAAGGCCACAAGACACAAGATGTGTCATGGGAGTGTGCTGGTGTGTGCTCACACGTATCCAAAATCCAAAGGCATTTATTCGCAAATCAATTGCACACAGGTACACTGTAAACATGAGAGCATAGAGGTATCTTACTGCTTCACCATCACGCATGAGAGACCGCACCAATGTGGGGGCAGTGTAGAATATTGACACTTTATATTTGTCAACAATGTCCCAGCAGCGCCCAGCATCAGGATAATTGGGAGCCTGCATTCAGGTAATCTTTTAGATTTACGGTGAAGTATTTATTTGCAATTCCTTGATCCTCATAATTTACTGTCTATGGACGTACTATGACAATTTAACAGTTGAGTTTTCATGAAAATGTTAGAACTGGAATCAGCATGAATAGAATAGTAGAATAGGATATTGTATTGTAATAGCAATGTGCTGAGGAACCCTACAAATTGGGGAAGAACACTAAGACACACTGTTTGATACAGTGAGGAAGTGTTGGGGGTTCCCTACTCTCTTACAACCACGATTATCAACAACCCCCACTTATTTGCCTCTAACCGACTGACTTTCCCGCCTAAACTCACTAGTTAGTTACAATCCGCTGGGCCTAACTAGATCCCAAGTTTTCCCTTTATGTTTATGATGTCAGCACAGTTTTTTGAAATATACTAGAGCTCAGCATGGAAATCAAACCATAACCTTGATAACAGAAAGACCAGGCTAAAGCTTTTGCCTCCTGCTTATGATGGCTTTGAACTTCTTAGCATCAACTAAAGAGCCTATTGAAAGGGATATTAATTCAATTTCACTGGTAAGTAAGAAGCCATATAAAATCCATTTTTCCATGTTGTTTTAGAATGGACTCGATGTGTTCCTCTCAAAACATTAATGCCAATTTCGCACAGCCCTATATTAGTGGTAAATACATACTTTTTCTCATAAAATTCTTAAACTGTAGAAATAAAAACTTATTGTTGAATTCCCCTTTTTTTCTGTGTATATGTGTGTGTTTGAACTAATAACAAGTCTGTTGGATTCATTTTCTCAAGTTCCATCATgcatataaataaattacaGTATATTTcagttttaaaatatattacccCTTCATACACTAAAACGGTTGCACCATTGAGCAAGGGTCCATAAGTGACATAGCTGTGCCCAGTAATCCAACCACAATCAGCCGTACACCTTTAGCCAGGAAATAAAGGTGTTAAATAAGTGTACGGATCTGACATTCATGAAAAACATCTCAAAGATAAAAAAGGATGTAGAGTATAAGCTTTCAATTGTACCAGTAGATGTCGGATGGTTTGTAGTCAAATGCATACTTGAATGTTGTGGCAGTGTATACCATGTAACCACCGGCGGTATGGAGGACACCCTTTATAATATAGATTAGAAATTAGAAAGCAGCGACTGTAagtaaaggaaagaagaaaaaggcaaCAAAACTAATGAAGTACAGCAGTAACAGCTCACAAATACCTTAGGTTTTCCAGTGCTTCCACTTGTATAGAGTAGAAAAAGTGGATCCTCGGCATCAACCCACTCCACCGGGCAAGTACTTG
This portion of the Arachis duranensis cultivar V14167 chromosome 6, aradu.V14167.gnm2.J7QH, whole genome shotgun sequence genome encodes:
- the LOC107494571 gene encoding acetyl-coenzyme A synthetase, chloroplastic/glyoxysomal, with translation MIPVPYNSIVCAAAGGGAREPLFRNPSSSASVYLLQFNCNRRRINTNNRRNNNNNFMDSNNNMRTESYLRHVDSRKLMPNGAGHIPHLKAVILGEALASEEDDLVLPSKEFSDQANVHSPEQYMEMYKRSIEDPDGFWSEIASQFYWKQKWGEKVCDENFDVRDGKIKIEWFKGGITNVCYNCLDRNIEAGLGDKVALYWEGNEPGLDGSLTYSQLLNQVCQVANYLKDIGVKKGDAVIVYLPMINELPITMLACARIGAVHSVVFAGFSAESLAQRITDCKPKAVITCNAVRRGTKPILLKDIVDAAINDSAKDPPSLDVCLVYDNPVALKREDTKWTQGRDIWWQDVIPKYPSTCPVEWVDAEDPLFLLYTSGSTGKPKGVLHTAGGYMVYTATTFKYAFDYKPSDIYWCTADCGWITGHSYVTYGPLLNGATVLVYEGAPNYPDAGRCWDIVDKYKVSIFYTAPTLVRSLMRDGEAYVTRYSRKSLRVLGSVGEPINPSAWRWFYNVVGDSRCPISDTWWQTETGGFMITPLPGAWAQKPGSATFPFFGIQPVIVDEKGVEIDGECSGYLCIKKSWPGAFRTLYGDHERYETTYFKPFAGYYFSGDGCRRDKDGYHWLTGRVDDVINVSGHRIGTAEVESALVSHPQCAEAAVVGVEHEVKGQGIYAFVTLVDSVPYSEDLRKDLILTVRKQIGAFAAPDKIHWAPGLPKTRSGKIMRRILRKIASRQLDELGDTSTLADPNVVKQLIEFSDS